A genomic stretch from Pectobacterium carotovorum includes:
- a CDS encoding threonine/serine exporter, producing MGLSLLWALLQDMVLAAVPALGFAMVFNVPLKVLPYCALLGGVGHGVRFLAIHFGMNIEWASFLAAILIGIIGIRWSRWLLAHPKVFTVAAVIPMFPGISAYTAMISVVEISHLGYSEALMSVMITNFLKASFIVGALSIGLSLPGIWLYRKRPGV from the coding sequence ATGGGCTTAAGTTTACTGTGGGCGCTCTTGCAGGATATGGTGCTGGCGGCGGTCCCTGCGCTGGGCTTTGCGATGGTCTTCAACGTACCGCTGAAAGTGCTGCCCTACTGTGCGCTGCTGGGTGGCGTCGGGCACGGCGTACGGTTTCTGGCGATACATTTCGGTATGAATATTGAGTGGGCGTCGTTTCTGGCAGCAATCCTGATTGGCATCATCGGTATTCGCTGGTCACGCTGGCTGCTGGCGCATCCGAAAGTCTTCACCGTCGCGGCCGTAATCCCGATGTTTCCCGGTATTTCTGCCTACACGGCGATGATTTCGGTGGTGGAGATTTCGCATCTTGGCTACAGTGAAGCGCTGATGAGCGTCATGATTACCAATTTCCTGAAAGCGAGTTTTATCGTTGGTGCGCTCTCTATCGGCCTGTCTTTACCGGGAATCTGGCTCTACCGCAAACGGCCGGGAGTATAA
- a CDS encoding DMT family transporter codes for MSLFSSFSLSLLLPLGIAVLAGSIVPFQAASNAALGRALGHPLWATLVSLLVSICVLLPILFAARIPTPAVGPALQGPWWIWLGGVAGVAYITAALLLTPKLGASGFIVCVIAGQVVASLIIDHFGLMGLAVKPATLGRIAGVALIVMGMLVVQYSAASQPLIKPAVATHKQPQ; via the coding sequence ATGTCGTTATTCTCTTCTTTTTCTCTCTCATTGCTGCTGCCGCTGGGTATCGCTGTGCTTGCCGGGAGCATTGTGCCTTTTCAGGCTGCCAGCAATGCAGCGCTGGGGCGCGCGTTAGGCCATCCACTTTGGGCAACGCTGGTCTCACTGCTGGTCAGTATTTGTGTGCTGTTGCCGATCCTGTTTGCTGCCCGAATACCGACGCCTGCGGTTGGCCCTGCTTTACAGGGGCCGTGGTGGATTTGGCTGGGTGGCGTGGCGGGCGTTGCTTATATCACCGCCGCGTTATTGCTGACGCCAAAGCTCGGCGCTTCAGGCTTTATTGTCTGTGTGATTGCTGGTCAGGTTGTGGCATCGCTGATTATCGATCATTTTGGCTTGATGGGGCTGGCGGTGAAGCCTGCAACGCTAGGGCGGATAGCGGGAGTCGCATTAATCGTGATGGGGATGCTGGTGGTGCAATACTCTGCGGCTTCTCAACCGCTGATAAAACCTGCTGTTGCAACCCATAAGCAACCACAATGA
- the lptD gene encoding LPS assembly protein LptD — MMPLMTEHLILRMKKSFPTLLATLVWSALYSQHALADLAEQCMLGVPTYNRPLVTGDPNQLPVNIQADKTEANYPDSAKFTGNVNIQQGNSVMTAEQVELNQLDPATQGSTPTRTITATGNVHYDDNQVILKGPKAWANLNTKDTDVYEGDYQMVGRQGRGSADKMKMRDSNRYTILENGSFTSCLPGDNSWSVVGSEVIQDREEQVAEIWNARFKIAGVPVFYSPYLQLPIGDKRRSGFLIPNAKYGSSNGFELLTPYYWNIAPNFDATITPHLQTKRGMQWQNEFRYLTTPGLGVIQFDWLPSDNEYAKVAPLDNNDTRWLFHWGHSGVMDQVWRFNADYTKVSDDRYFTDLDSNYGSTTDGYVTQKFSAGYANQNWNATVSTKQFQVFSNATSRDVYRAEPQFDINYYQNDIGPVDMHLYGQAVKFTNVNDNRPEATRLHVEPTLNLPLANRWASLNTEAKLLATHYQQDNLDRYRTASTPNISQGTKDALKDSVNRVMPQYKVDGKMVFEREMDWSQAYTQTLEPRAQYLYVPYRDQSSIHTYDSTLMQTDYSGLFRDRSYSGLDRIASANQLVTGVTTRIYDDALVERFNASIGQIYYFDRPRTGDRNTSLDKSDNNGSQVWAGDSFLKIDDRWGVRGGLQYDNRLNEVALGDAVLEYRRDAERLVQLNYRYASPEYIRDMIPNVTNPGFQQGISQVGITASWPIVERWAVVGAYYYDTKANQPANQLIGLQYNTCCWAVSVGYERKITDWNSVSRSSEYDNRVSFNIELRGLSSNYSLGSEKMLRSGILPYQRAF; from the coding sequence ATGATGCCCCTGATGACGGAACACCTGATACTGCGTATGAAAAAAAGTTTCCCAACTCTGCTGGCCACTCTGGTTTGGTCGGCGCTTTACAGCCAGCACGCGCTGGCCGATCTCGCTGAACAGTGCATGCTGGGTGTACCTACGTACAACAGACCACTGGTAACTGGCGATCCCAATCAGCTGCCGGTCAATATTCAGGCCGATAAAACCGAAGCCAACTACCCAGACAGCGCCAAATTCACCGGTAATGTTAACATCCAGCAGGGCAACAGCGTCATGACTGCCGAGCAGGTGGAGCTGAACCAGTTGGATCCGGCAACGCAGGGCAGTACGCCCACGCGAACCATTACCGCGACGGGAAATGTCCACTACGATGACAATCAGGTTATCCTGAAAGGCCCTAAAGCCTGGGCCAACCTGAACACCAAAGATACCGACGTCTATGAAGGCGACTATCAGATGGTGGGCCGTCAAGGGCGTGGTTCCGCCGACAAAATGAAAATGCGTGACAGCAATCGCTACACCATTCTGGAAAACGGCTCCTTCACTTCCTGTCTGCCGGGAGATAATAGCTGGAGTGTCGTCGGTTCGGAAGTGATTCAAGACAGAGAAGAGCAGGTTGCTGAAATCTGGAACGCGCGTTTCAAGATTGCTGGCGTACCTGTGTTCTATAGCCCGTATTTGCAGCTTCCTATCGGTGATAAACGACGCTCTGGCTTCCTGATCCCTAATGCGAAATATGGCAGCAGCAATGGTTTTGAACTGCTGACGCCCTATTACTGGAACATCGCGCCTAATTTTGACGCCACGATCACCCCGCACCTGCAAACTAAACGTGGTATGCAGTGGCAGAACGAATTCCGCTACCTGACCACGCCGGGCCTTGGTGTCATTCAGTTCGACTGGCTGCCCAGCGACAATGAATATGCTAAAGTCGCCCCGCTGGATAATAACGACACCCGCTGGTTGTTCCACTGGGGTCACAGCGGCGTGATGGATCAGGTATGGCGTTTTAACGCAGACTACACAAAAGTCAGCGATGACCGCTACTTCACCGATCTGGACTCGAATTACGGGTCAACTACCGATGGCTACGTCACCCAAAAATTCAGTGCGGGTTACGCGAACCAAAACTGGAACGCCACGGTGTCCACGAAACAGTTCCAGGTCTTTTCCAATGCGACCAGCCGCGATGTCTATCGTGCTGAGCCGCAGTTCGATATCAATTACTACCAAAATGATATCGGCCCGGTTGATATGCACCTTTATGGTCAGGCGGTAAAATTTACCAACGTCAACGACAACCGGCCAGAAGCGACTCGCCTGCACGTTGAGCCAACGTTGAATCTGCCGTTGGCAAACCGTTGGGCCAGCCTGAATACCGAAGCCAAGCTATTGGCGACGCACTATCAACAGGACAATCTGGATCGCTATCGTACAGCCTCGACGCCAAACATTTCTCAGGGTACAAAAGATGCACTGAAAGACTCGGTGAATCGGGTGATGCCGCAATATAAAGTCGATGGCAAGATGGTCTTTGAGCGCGAAATGGACTGGTCGCAGGCTTATACCCAGACGCTGGAACCTCGCGCGCAGTACCTGTATGTCCCTTATCGCGATCAGAGCAGCATTCATACCTATGACTCCACGCTGATGCAGACCGACTATTCAGGCCTGTTCCGCGATCGCAGTTACAGCGGTCTGGACCGCATCGCGTCCGCGAATCAGCTTGTGACCGGTGTCACCACGCGTATTTATGATGATGCGTTGGTTGAACGTTTTAACGCTTCTATTGGTCAAATCTATTACTTTGATCGCCCACGCACGGGTGACCGCAACACGTCGCTCGATAAAAGCGATAACAACGGTAGCCAGGTATGGGCCGGTGACTCCTTCCTGAAAATCGATGACAGATGGGGTGTTCGTGGCGGTCTGCAGTATGACAATCGCCTGAACGAAGTCGCGCTGGGTGATGCCGTGTTAGAATACCGCCGTGATGCGGAACGTCTGGTGCAGCTGAATTATCGTTACGCGAGCCCAGAATATATTCGAGACATGATCCCTAATGTCACGAACCCTGGCTTCCAGCAAGGTATTTCGCAGGTCGGTATCACCGCGAGCTGGCCGATTGTCGAGCGCTGGGCCGTGGTTGGCGCTTATTATTACGACACTAAGGCCAATCAGCCGGCGAACCAGCTTATTGGCTTACAGTACAATACCTGCTGTTGGGCCGTGAGCGTCGGTTATGAACGTAAAATTACCGACTGGAACAGCGTCAGCCGCAGCAGCGAATACGACAACAGAGTGTCGTTTAATATCGAATTACGTGGTTTAAGCAGTAATTACAGTCTGGGTTCTGAAAAAATGCTGCGCTCAGGTATTCTGCCTTACCAGCGCGCATTCTGA
- the djlA gene encoding co-chaperone DjlA, translating into MRYWGKLLGLALGIVSSAGIWGMIMGLLMGHWIDKARASRRRDYFSAQSTRQSLFFLTTFQAMGHLTKSKGRVTEADIKIATKMMDRLELFGEARTAAQRAFREGKAGHFPLRIKLRKLRDACLGRFDLIKMFLEIQLQVAFVDGVLHPNERRVLYVIADELGVTREQFEFFLRNMEGTSGQQSRQNQSRQNGKSHQRRNNGYSNGHSYGGQRPASPPRGPTVESACRTLGVRSSDDAATIKRAYRKLMSEHHPDKLVAKKLSPRMMEMAKRKAQDIQAAYELLKSANQTK; encoded by the coding sequence ATGCGGTATTGGGGAAAGTTGCTGGGGTTAGCGTTGGGAATCGTCTCAAGCGCTGGCATCTGGGGAATGATCATGGGCTTACTGATGGGGCATTGGATTGACAAAGCCCGGGCATCGCGTCGCCGTGATTATTTTTCGGCTCAGTCTACCCGCCAGTCATTGTTCTTTCTCACGACCTTTCAAGCCATGGGACACCTGACCAAATCCAAAGGTCGGGTGACGGAAGCCGATATCAAGATTGCGACCAAAATGATGGATCGCCTTGAGCTATTTGGCGAAGCCAGAACCGCGGCTCAGCGGGCTTTCCGCGAAGGAAAGGCCGGTCATTTCCCTCTGCGCATAAAATTACGCAAGCTGCGTGATGCCTGTCTGGGACGCTTTGATTTAATTAAGATGTTTCTGGAAATCCAGCTTCAGGTCGCGTTTGTTGATGGTGTTTTGCACCCGAATGAGCGACGCGTGTTGTACGTGATTGCTGATGAACTGGGCGTGACGCGCGAGCAGTTTGAGTTCTTCCTGCGAAATATGGAAGGTACCTCGGGGCAACAGTCCCGGCAGAATCAGTCACGACAGAACGGTAAATCGCATCAGCGTCGTAATAATGGCTATTCCAACGGCCACTCTTATGGCGGTCAGCGTCCGGCATCACCGCCGCGTGGGCCAACGGTCGAAAGCGCCTGTCGTACGCTGGGTGTGCGTAGCAGCGATGATGCCGCAACGATTAAGCGCGCCTACCGTAAACTTATGAGCGAGCATCATCCTGATAAGTTGGTCGCCAAGAAACTTTCGCCGAGGATGATGGAGATGGCCAAGCGTAAAGCGCAGGATATTCAGGCAGCCTATGAACTGTTGAAAAGCGCGAATCAGACAAAATAA
- the surA gene encoding peptidylprolyl isomerase SurA, with the protein MKNWRTLILGLALSASTAFAAPQVVDKVAAVVDNSVVLESDVNSLLQSVKLNAQQAGQQLPDDATLRHQITDRLIMDNIILQMAQKMGIQVTDEQLNQAITNIAAQNRMSLDQLKSQLAYEGLNYNTYRNQIRKEMLISEVRNNEVRRRVTVLPQEVDTLAKQIANQTGENDELNLSHILIPLPENPTQQQVDEAENLATSLVKQISEGADFGKLAITYSADSQALKGGQMGWGKLQEIPTLFAERLTQAQKGQVVGPIRSGVGFHILKVNDIRGGNKSVSVTETHARHILIKPSVVMTDSQAQAKLAEVAQQIKNGSTDFASQAKLLSQDPGSANQGGDLGWASPDMYDPAFRDALLKLKKGEISQPVHSSFGWHLIQLLDTRQVDKTDAAQKEQAYRMIFNRKFAEEAQTWMQEQRASAYVKVINGATN; encoded by the coding sequence ATGAAGAACTGGAGAACGCTTATTCTCGGATTGGCACTGAGTGCCTCTACCGCGTTCGCAGCACCACAGGTGGTTGATAAAGTCGCAGCAGTGGTCGACAACAGCGTCGTGTTGGAAAGTGATGTAAACAGTCTTTTGCAGTCGGTAAAACTGAACGCCCAGCAGGCCGGACAGCAGTTGCCTGATGATGCCACGTTGCGCCATCAGATTACCGACCGTTTAATTATGGATAACATCATCCTGCAAATGGCGCAGAAGATGGGTATCCAGGTGACGGATGAGCAACTGAATCAGGCGATTACCAATATTGCCGCTCAGAACCGGATGTCTCTGGACCAGCTAAAAAGCCAGTTGGCTTATGAAGGTCTGAACTACAACACCTACCGTAACCAGATTCGCAAAGAGATGCTGATCTCGGAAGTGCGTAACAACGAAGTCCGTCGTCGCGTTACCGTACTGCCGCAGGAAGTCGATACGCTGGCTAAGCAGATCGCCAACCAGACCGGTGAAAACGATGAGCTGAACCTGAGCCACATTCTGATTCCCTTGCCGGAAAACCCCACTCAGCAGCAGGTTGATGAAGCGGAAAATCTGGCAACGTCGCTGGTGAAACAAATCAGTGAAGGCGCAGATTTTGGTAAGTTGGCCATCACCTATTCGGCTGACTCTCAGGCGCTGAAAGGCGGCCAGATGGGCTGGGGTAAACTGCAAGAGATCCCAACGCTGTTTGCCGAGCGCTTAACTCAGGCGCAGAAAGGTCAGGTCGTTGGCCCGATCCGTTCCGGCGTAGGTTTCCACATTCTGAAAGTGAACGATATTCGCGGCGGTAACAAAAGCGTATCGGTAACCGAAACCCATGCTCGCCATATTCTGATCAAGCCTTCCGTCGTCATGACGGACAGTCAGGCGCAAGCCAAACTGGCCGAAGTGGCACAGCAGATCAAAAACGGCAGCACCGATTTCGCCTCGCAAGCCAAACTGCTCTCTCAGGATCCGGGTTCAGCGAATCAGGGCGGCGACCTTGGCTGGGCTTCTCCAGATATGTACGATCCGGCCTTCCGCGATGCGTTATTGAAACTGAAGAAAGGCGAAATCAGTCAGCCTGTTCATTCCTCTTTTGGCTGGCACCTGATTCAGTTGCTGGATACCCGTCAGGTGGATAAAACCGACGCGGCGCAAAAAGAGCAGGCTTACCGTATGATCTTTAACCGTAAATTCGCCGAAGAAGCACAAACCTGGATGCAGGAACAGCGTGCATCGGCGTATGTCAAAGTGATTAATGGCGCCACTAACTAA
- the pdxA gene encoding 4-hydroxythreonine-4-phosphate dehydrogenase PdxA gives MQTESNTPRVVITPGEPAGIGPDLVIALAQQAWPVELVICADPELLLSRALQLSMPLTLRDYQPGHPAQPQQAGSLTILPIAAPATIIPGQLNVANSAYVVETLARACDGCLNGEFAALITGPVHKGIINDAGVPFSGHTEFFADRSGCDRVVMMLATEELRVALATTHLPLAAVSAAITRQSLHEVITILHHDLQTKFGLAQPQIYVCGLNPHAGEGGHMGREELDVINPALDELRQQGITLVGPLPADTLFQPKYLQHADAVLAMYHDQGLPVLKYQGFGRAVNITLGLPFIRTSVDHGTALELAATGSADPGSFITALNLAIKMIKHSNE, from the coding sequence ATGCAGACTGAGAGCAATACGCCACGCGTTGTGATCACCCCCGGCGAACCCGCCGGGATTGGCCCCGATCTGGTGATTGCTCTGGCTCAGCAGGCCTGGCCTGTGGAGCTGGTCATCTGTGCGGATCCCGAGCTGCTACTCAGTCGCGCGCTGCAGCTCTCTATGCCGCTGACGCTGCGTGACTATCAACCCGGTCACCCCGCACAGCCACAGCAGGCAGGTAGCCTCACCATCCTGCCGATCGCCGCACCGGCAACCATCATTCCAGGCCAGTTGAATGTCGCTAACAGCGCTTATGTCGTTGAGACGTTGGCGCGTGCTTGCGATGGCTGCCTGAACGGTGAATTTGCCGCGCTGATTACCGGCCCAGTGCATAAGGGCATTATCAACGATGCAGGCGTCCCATTCAGCGGACACACTGAATTTTTCGCCGATCGCAGCGGCTGTGACCGTGTTGTTATGATGCTGGCGACGGAAGAACTGCGTGTTGCCTTAGCGACCACGCATCTGCCGCTTGCCGCCGTCTCTGCGGCTATTACCCGTCAGAGCCTGCATGAAGTCATCACGATTTTGCACCATGATTTGCAGACAAAATTCGGCCTTGCTCAACCGCAGATCTACGTCTGTGGACTGAATCCTCATGCCGGAGAAGGCGGCCATATGGGCCGTGAAGAGCTGGATGTGATTAACCCGGCGCTGGACGAACTACGTCAGCAGGGCATCACGCTGGTTGGGCCGCTGCCTGCCGACACCCTTTTCCAGCCCAAATATCTGCAACACGCTGACGCCGTTTTGGCGATGTACCACGATCAAGGGCTCCCGGTTCTGAAATATCAGGGCTTCGGGCGCGCCGTTAATATCACGCTGGGGTTACCTTTTATTCGCACATCCGTTGACCACGGTACAGCACTTGAGCTGGCCGCAACGGGCAGTGCCGACCCCGGCAGCTTCATCACGGCATTAAATCTTGCCATTAAAATGATAAAACACAGTAATGAATAA
- the folA gene encoding type 3 dihydrofolate reductase, translating to MVISLIAALAVDRVIGMENAMPWHLPADLAWFKRNTLNKPIIMGRNTFRSIGQPLPGRLNIVVSNHPGDDDRVTWVSSLDAALAAAGDVEEVMVIGGGSIYQQMLAQANRLYLTHIDAEVEGDTHFPDYEPDEWQSVFSEFHDADERNSHSYCFEILERR from the coding sequence ATGGTTATTAGTTTGATTGCTGCACTGGCAGTGGATCGCGTGATTGGCATGGAAAACGCGATGCCGTGGCATTTGCCAGCCGATCTGGCGTGGTTTAAGCGTAATACGCTGAATAAGCCGATTATTATGGGGCGTAATACTTTCCGTTCTATCGGTCAGCCGCTGCCCGGCCGACTGAACATTGTCGTCAGCAATCATCCCGGTGATGACGATCGTGTGACCTGGGTCTCTTCGCTGGACGCTGCGCTGGCGGCGGCGGGCGACGTTGAGGAAGTGATGGTGATTGGCGGCGGCAGTATTTATCAGCAAATGCTGGCGCAGGCCAATCGTCTCTACCTGACGCACATTGATGCTGAAGTGGAAGGCGACACGCATTTCCCTGACTACGAGCCGGATGAATGGCAGTCTGTTTTCAGCGAATTCCATGATGCTGACGAGCGCAACTCACACAGTTACTGCTTCGAAATTCTGGAACGCCGCTAA
- the apaH gene encoding bis(5'-nucleosyl)-tetraphosphatase (symmetrical) ApaH: MSTYLVGDVHGCLVELKALLAQVSFNPEQDTLWLTGDLVARGPDSLQVLRFVRSLGSSVRMVLGNHDLHLLAVYAGISRNKPKDRISDLLTAPDADELINWLRRQPILQVDDDLKLIMAHAGITPQWDLPTALMCAREVEAILSSDSYPLFLDAMYGDMPNHWSPELSGLARLRFSTNVFTRMRYCFSGGQLDMLCKEPPSQAPSLLKPWFDLPSQVTGEYAIAFGHWASLEGKGTPENIYALDTGCCWGGELTMLRWDDKRYFTQPSLSSNTELSGDNAS; the protein is encoded by the coding sequence ATGTCTACCTATTTAGTTGGCGATGTTCACGGCTGTTTAGTTGAACTCAAAGCGCTATTGGCGCAAGTTTCCTTTAATCCTGAGCAAGATACGCTGTGGTTAACCGGCGATTTAGTCGCACGCGGGCCGGATTCGCTTCAGGTTCTGCGCTTCGTTCGCTCTCTCGGTTCTTCTGTCCGCATGGTGCTCGGCAACCACGACCTGCACCTGTTGGCCGTTTATGCTGGCATCAGCCGTAACAAACCGAAAGATCGTATCAGCGATCTCCTCACAGCACCGGACGCAGACGAACTCATCAACTGGCTACGTCGCCAGCCGATCCTACAGGTTGATGACGATCTGAAGCTGATTATGGCGCACGCAGGCATCACGCCACAGTGGGATCTGCCGACAGCACTCATGTGCGCACGCGAAGTCGAAGCGATCCTGAGCAGCGACAGCTACCCGCTTTTCCTTGATGCCATGTATGGCGATATGCCGAACCACTGGAGCCCGGAGCTGAGCGGTCTGGCTCGCCTACGCTTTAGCACCAACGTCTTTACCCGTATGCGCTACTGCTTCTCCGGTGGGCAACTGGATATGCTCTGTAAAGAGCCGCCGAGTCAGGCACCTTCTCTGCTAAAACCGTGGTTTGATCTGCCAAGTCAGGTTACCGGAGAATATGCTATTGCCTTCGGTCACTGGGCATCGCTGGAAGGGAAAGGCACACCGGAAAATATTTACGCGCTGGATACCGGGTGCTGTTGGGGGGGAGAACTGACTATGCTGCGTTGGGACGATAAGCGCTATTTCACGCAACCGTCGCTTTCATCAAATACCGAACTCTCTGGCGATAACGCGTCCTGA
- a CDS encoding LysR family transcriptional regulator, with protein sequence MDDLRRIDMNLLLTLHALLTEKHVTRAALRLHRSQPAVSHSLSQLRQIFNDPLLVRREVGLTLTTRAQALLAPLEQALDQLNGLIQTPQFDPRHTTRHFRLALSDYGTNAVLPTLMQHLRTQAPGISLAISHAGREMMLAQLIDGEIDLGLGVFPERPPEVHAELLFEEQFACLADRATLPENGTLSFEAWLERPHVLVTMHPDSANEVDNTLAASNLSRNVVLTLPHWHAAINLIAGTDLILTAARRSMARVNTPDLHIFPPPFTIPDFAFQQVWHTRRESDPAHRWLRQVIWESCQTAN encoded by the coding sequence ATGGATGATTTGCGTCGTATCGATATGAATCTGCTGCTAACGCTGCACGCGCTGTTGACGGAAAAACACGTCACGCGGGCAGCGCTGCGCCTGCACCGCAGTCAGCCTGCCGTTAGCCATTCACTATCACAGCTTCGCCAGATTTTTAACGATCCGCTGTTAGTCCGGCGTGAAGTTGGCCTGACGCTGACGACCCGCGCTCAGGCGCTACTCGCCCCGCTGGAACAGGCGCTGGATCAGTTGAACGGGCTTATCCAGACACCGCAGTTCGATCCGCGCCATACCACGCGGCATTTCCGTTTAGCACTCTCCGATTACGGTACGAATGCCGTCTTGCCAACGCTCATGCAGCATCTGCGCACACAGGCACCCGGCATTTCACTGGCTATCAGTCATGCCGGTCGTGAAATGATGCTGGCACAGTTGATCGATGGAGAAATCGACTTAGGCCTCGGCGTTTTTCCCGAACGCCCACCCGAGGTGCACGCCGAGCTTCTTTTTGAAGAGCAGTTTGCCTGTCTGGCCGACCGTGCCACGCTGCCGGAAAACGGTACGCTATCGTTTGAAGCGTGGCTGGAGCGGCCACATGTTCTGGTCACCATGCACCCTGACTCTGCCAATGAAGTGGACAACACGCTGGCTGCAAGCAATCTGTCGCGTAATGTCGTGTTAACGCTGCCCCACTGGCATGCAGCCATCAATCTTATTGCCGGTACTGACCTGATTTTGACCGCCGCGCGGCGTAGCATGGCACGGGTTAATACGCCCGATTTACACATTTTCCCGCCTCCGTTCACGATACCCGACTTTGCCTTCCAGCAAGTATGGCACACGCGACGCGAGAGCGATCCTGCGCATCGCTGGCTGAGACAAGTCATTTGGGAAAGCTGTCAGACGGCAAATTAA
- the rsmA gene encoding 16S rRNA (adenine(1518)-N(6)/adenine(1519)-N(6))-dimethyltransferase RsmA: MNNRVHQGHFARKRFGQNFLNDHFVIDSIVSAIHPQPGQAVVEIGPGLGALTAPVGERMDRFTVIELDRDLAARLETHPTLKDKLTIIQQDAMTIDFAALAEQAGQPLRVFGNLPYNISTPLMFHLFSYTQSIRDMHFMLQKEVVNRLVAGPNSKAFGRLSVMAQYYCQVIPVLEVPPEAFKPAPKVDSAVVRLVPHAEIPYPVSDIRVLSRITTEAFNQRRKTLRNSLGNLFTPDVLSELGIDATSRAENVTVEQYCRLANWLSEHPAKQE, from the coding sequence ATGAATAATCGCGTACACCAAGGTCACTTCGCCCGTAAACGTTTTGGGCAAAACTTTTTAAACGATCACTTCGTGATCGATAGCATCGTTTCGGCTATTCACCCTCAGCCAGGACAGGCAGTCGTAGAGATCGGCCCCGGCCTCGGCGCACTGACCGCCCCCGTAGGCGAACGAATGGATCGTTTCACCGTTATTGAGCTGGACAGGGATCTGGCCGCGCGGTTGGAAACACATCCGACGCTGAAAGATAAGCTGACAATTATTCAGCAAGATGCCATGACGATCGATTTCGCCGCGCTCGCCGAGCAAGCCGGCCAACCGCTGCGCGTTTTTGGCAACCTGCCGTATAATATTTCCACACCGCTGATGTTCCACCTGTTCAGCTATACTCAATCTATCCGCGACATGCACTTTATGTTGCAGAAAGAAGTGGTTAACCGTTTGGTTGCAGGGCCGAACAGCAAAGCGTTCGGACGCCTGAGCGTCATGGCACAGTATTATTGTCAGGTGATTCCGGTGCTTGAAGTGCCGCCGGAGGCCTTCAAGCCCGCGCCTAAAGTTGATTCCGCCGTAGTGCGACTCGTCCCTCATGCCGAGATCCCCTACCCGGTCAGCGACATTCGCGTACTGAGCCGCATCACCACTGAAGCGTTTAACCAGCGTCGTAAGACACTGCGTAACAGTCTGGGCAATCTGTTCACCCCAGATGTGCTCAGCGAGCTGGGGATTGATGCCACCAGCCGCGCAGAGAATGTGACCGTTGAGCAGTATTGCCGATTGGCAAACTGGTTAAGCGAGCATCCTGCAAAACAGGAATAA
- the apaG gene encoding Co2+/Mg2+ efflux protein ApaG, protein MINAPRVCVQVQSFYVESQSEPDEERFVFAYTITVRNLGRHEVQLLGRYWLITNGNGRQTEVQGEGVVGEQPIIHPGSEFQYTSGAVIETPLGTMEGHYHMTDHQGKAFQVSIPVFRLAIPSLIH, encoded by the coding sequence ATGATTAATGCGCCCCGTGTTTGTGTACAGGTTCAGAGCTTCTACGTGGAATCACAATCGGAGCCTGATGAAGAACGTTTCGTGTTTGCTTACACGATTACGGTTCGCAATCTGGGGCGTCATGAAGTCCAGCTTTTGGGGCGTTATTGGCTGATCACCAACGGTAACGGTCGCCAGACTGAAGTTCAGGGTGAAGGTGTGGTCGGCGAACAGCCGATTATCCACCCTGGCAGCGAATTCCAATATACCAGCGGTGCCGTCATCGAAACGCCTCTCGGCACGATGGAAGGCCACTACCATATGACTGACCATCAGGGTAAAGCGTTTCAGGTTTCCATCCCCGTTTTCCGTCTGGCTATCCCTTCACTGATACATTAA